In one Chitinophaga sancti genomic region, the following are encoded:
- a CDS encoding glycosyltransferase family 2 protein, protein MPYPTQIISVITVVYNGAATLEETIQSVLGQSWPNVEYIIIDGNSIDGTQAIIEKYKPQLAYYISEKDKGIYDAMNKGLAKAKGDYCIFMGADDVLLPNVLEQIVPLLKDKDTVYYGDIIVKGTERRYDGAFSKFKLCFKNICHQCIFYPRSAYSKLNYDLQYRLWADWVYNIILWGERKVPYVYIGRDISIFNDGGVGSLSRDKVFDANRKLLIQQHFGSFMNSVVSLKNLLSKVKAKLIR, encoded by the coding sequence ATGCCATATCCTACACAAATTATATCTGTCATTACTGTTGTTTACAATGGTGCAGCTACCCTGGAAGAGACAATTCAGAGCGTATTAGGACAAAGCTGGCCCAATGTGGAATACATCATTATTGATGGCAACTCTATTGATGGCACGCAGGCCATCATCGAAAAGTATAAACCTCAACTGGCTTACTATATCAGCGAGAAAGACAAGGGTATCTATGACGCTATGAATAAAGGTCTGGCGAAGGCTAAAGGAGATTATTGCATTTTTATGGGTGCAGATGATGTACTGTTACCTAACGTACTGGAGCAAATTGTACCCTTGTTGAAAGATAAAGATACCGTTTACTATGGCGACATCATAGTTAAGGGAACGGAAAGGCGCTATGATGGCGCTTTCTCAAAGTTTAAGTTATGTTTTAAAAACATCTGTCACCAATGCATTTTTTATCCCAGAAGTGCCTATTCCAAATTAAATTATGATCTGCAATACCGGCTATGGGCAGATTGGGTATATAATATAATACTATGGGGGGAACGCAAGGTGCCATATGTCTACATAGGCCGGGATATTTCTATATTCAACGATGGCGGTGTTGGCTCCCTGTCAAGGGACAAAGTGTTTGATGCGAATCGGAAGCTACTGATCCAACAGCATTTTGGTTCATTTATGAATAGTGTAGTTTCACTGAAAAACCTGCTAAGCAAGGTGAAGGCAAAGTTAATACGATAA
- a CDS encoding glycosyltransferase family 4 protein translates to MDGKRNILFVCRRLNIAGGKERVLVNTASFLADSFQVGILQLTQADSFYPVGTGVDMYHIEASNAFGKRSIAAKLRGFIQDIKILRRFMQDHSTDVVISVDYFVSWMFVLGTLFSKRPYLLIGWEHIGYNNPWVQGLGRKLKNYILKQLDHLVVLTRHDADIYNKMGIPVTTIPNAKSFESIVKSNLEQKRILTIGRLSPQKGIDYLLDLIVVLKDRLHGWKFILVAQDDLFTVDELKQWIAEKQIGHLIDLYPPTSKIVDYYLQSSIYLMTSRNEGLPMVLIEAMECGLPCVSFDCETGPADIIQDGVSGKLVPTFNLERMADSVLALTDDATRKMMGVNAAASVEKFSLERISKQWQGFLNATKKKAEC, encoded by the coding sequence ATGGACGGAAAACGCAATATATTATTTGTTTGCAGGCGGCTCAATATTGCAGGCGGAAAGGAAAGGGTACTTGTAAACACCGCTTCTTTTCTGGCTGACAGTTTTCAGGTAGGAATCTTACAGCTCACACAAGCAGATTCTTTTTACCCTGTAGGAACTGGAGTGGACATGTATCATATTGAGGCATCGAATGCCTTTGGCAAGCGTTCCATTGCAGCTAAGTTGAGAGGATTTATTCAGGATATAAAAATATTACGGAGGTTCATGCAGGATCATTCTACTGATGTGGTGATCAGCGTAGATTATTTTGTAAGCTGGATGTTTGTTTTGGGTACACTCTTTAGCAAGCGACCTTACCTGCTGATAGGTTGGGAACACATCGGCTACAATAATCCATGGGTGCAGGGCCTGGGAAGAAAACTAAAAAATTATATACTGAAGCAATTGGATCACCTGGTAGTTCTCACCCGTCACGATGCAGATATATACAACAAGATGGGCATACCCGTGACAACCATACCCAATGCAAAATCATTTGAAAGTATTGTCAAAAGTAATTTGGAACAAAAGCGCATCCTCACAATAGGACGTTTGTCTCCCCAAAAAGGGATAGATTATTTGTTGGACCTGATCGTAGTACTGAAAGACAGGCTGCATGGATGGAAGTTCATATTGGTGGCGCAGGACGATTTGTTTACTGTAGATGAATTGAAACAGTGGATCGCTGAAAAACAGATTGGACACCTGATAGACTTATATCCGCCTACCAGTAAAATTGTAGACTACTATCTGCAGAGTAGTATATACCTTATGACATCCCGTAATGAAGGATTACCAATGGTACTTATAGAAGCTATGGAGTGCGGATTACCCTGTGTAAGCTTTGATTGTGAAACAGGACCAGCAGATATTATTCAGGATGGAGTGAGTGGTAAACTAGTACCTACCTTCAATTTGGAACGAATGGCAGATAGTGTGTTGGCATTGACGGATGATGCTACAAGAAAGATGATGGGAGTGAATGCTGCTGCTTCAGTAGAAAAGTTCTCATTGGAAAGAATAAGTAAGCAATGGCAGGGATTTCTAAATGCGACTAAAAAGAAGGCAGAATGCTGA
- a CDS encoding EpsG family protein has protein sequence MLIYVIIFLIIAASSFVEVVVKEESIKKMLFRFNMLVLILFASLRWTTGTDWYSYLEYFNDLDNYREFESGYVMLNEAFRFFSDNYTAFLIIDISLASAFIWYVLEKYSTYPNTSLLLFYSYYYLINYFGSNRRIIAIGLILMAGMLIVNRRFWLGSILILLAATFHVTSCLFFMVFLIPRKHLKTPLLISIYIACFLISNLGLLQFMITKVLGMIFADNPIVERAVTYTLNSENYQQSFLVNMLGIAKRSLLFFLFLFFRDRIKDEDKTGHFSYLFNIYFFSICFYILVNNQIDLLKVISIYFSIFELVLIPYFLLLFMKLKERILVNLFLVAYIGFQFYSAIFLNQYSNLYMPYYSIFSGQERSTSDYE, from the coding sequence ATGCTGATATATGTTATCATATTTTTGATCATAGCAGCTTCTTCTTTTGTAGAGGTAGTGGTGAAGGAAGAGTCAATTAAGAAAATGCTGTTCAGATTTAACATGCTCGTGCTGATTCTTTTTGCATCACTTAGGTGGACTACCGGTACTGACTGGTATTCCTACCTCGAATATTTTAACGACCTGGATAACTACAGAGAATTTGAAAGTGGATATGTGATGCTCAATGAAGCCTTCCGCTTCTTTTCAGATAATTATACAGCTTTTCTCATCATAGATATTTCTCTGGCAAGTGCGTTTATATGGTATGTGTTGGAAAAATATAGTACTTACCCCAACACATCTTTACTACTATTTTACAGCTATTATTACCTCATTAATTATTTCGGATCCAACCGCCGTATCATTGCCATAGGATTGATTTTGATGGCGGGTATGCTTATTGTAAACCGACGATTTTGGCTTGGAAGTATTTTGATATTACTGGCAGCTACATTTCACGTGACTAGTTGCCTGTTCTTTATGGTCTTTCTCATTCCAAGAAAGCATCTGAAAACTCCTTTATTAATATCAATTTATATAGCCTGTTTTCTGATTTCAAACCTTGGGTTGTTACAGTTTATGATCACAAAAGTGTTGGGGATGATTTTCGCAGATAACCCTATTGTGGAAAGAGCTGTAACGTATACCCTGAACTCGGAGAATTATCAGCAAAGTTTCCTCGTAAACATGCTGGGTATTGCCAAGCGTTCGCTGTTATTTTTCTTATTCCTGTTTTTCAGAGACAGGATCAAAGATGAAGATAAAACAGGACATTTTTCTTACCTGTTCAATATCTACTTTTTCTCAATCTGCTTCTATATTCTGGTGAATAATCAGATTGACCTGTTAAAGGTGATCTCTATCTATTTCAGTATTTTTGAACTGGTATTGATCCCATATTTCCTCTTATTATTTATGAAATTAAAGGAAAGGATTCTGGTGAATCTCTTCCTTGTAGCATATATAGGTTTTCAGTTTTATTCAGCCATTTTCCTGAATCAATATTCAAATCTATATATGCCATATTATAGTATTTTCTCCGGTCAGGAACGAAGTACCAGCGATTATGAATAA
- a CDS encoding glycosyltransferase translates to MNKQLNVLVVSGSYPPDICGVGDYVGKLFTTLQSQGGIVFSLYHSRNWKLKSLFRHIKNIRSAKADIIHMQYPTEGYGYSMLPQLIALLFRRRTILTLHELSNRNPFGKLATILFLFISRKIIFTIEEEQAYAAKICPWIRKKSEVINIGSNIPCVNAGVEKRFEIVYFGHIRPVKGIEKVIEQAAKAKEQHLPWRFLIVGQTLSRFEDYYQQLRAGAKDLNITWVTNVDDQEVSILLQSSATAYFPYPDGVSLRRGTFFAALVNGTPIITTKGDKTPLKFEELCYLVDNDTEVIPAIMDILSGSETSLSKLDRSSVYAKQFDWVHIAEQHIRVFKAFKK, encoded by the coding sequence ATGAATAAGCAATTGAATGTTTTAGTGGTTAGTGGTTCATATCCCCCGGACATCTGTGGGGTTGGTGATTATGTAGGCAAACTTTTTACCACACTGCAATCACAGGGTGGTATCGTTTTCTCCCTGTATCATAGTCGTAACTGGAAATTGAAATCACTGTTCAGGCATATCAAAAATATCCGATCAGCAAAGGCTGATATTATACATATGCAATATCCTACTGAAGGATATGGTTATAGTATGTTGCCTCAGCTGATAGCCTTGTTGTTTAGAAGAAGAACAATATTGACATTGCATGAATTGTCTAACAGAAACCCATTTGGGAAACTGGCTACCATACTTTTTTTGTTCATCTCCCGTAAGATTATTTTTACGATAGAAGAAGAACAGGCGTATGCAGCTAAAATCTGTCCATGGATCAGGAAGAAGTCAGAGGTGATCAATATCGGGAGTAATATACCTTGTGTGAATGCAGGTGTAGAAAAGCGATTTGAGATAGTTTACTTTGGGCATATCCGGCCGGTAAAAGGGATTGAGAAAGTAATTGAGCAGGCGGCAAAGGCAAAAGAACAGCACTTACCCTGGCGGTTTCTCATAGTAGGGCAGACTTTATCGAGATTTGAAGACTACTATCAACAATTAAGAGCCGGTGCAAAAGATCTGAATATCACCTGGGTCACAAATGTAGATGATCAGGAAGTAAGCATCTTATTGCAATCTTCTGCTACCGCTTACTTCCCTTATCCGGATGGAGTAAGCCTGAGAAGGGGAACCTTCTTTGCAGCACTGGTCAATGGTACTCCAATTATTACTACAAAAGGAGATAAAACACCTTTGAAATTTGAAGAGTTGTGCTATCTGGTAGATAATGATACGGAGGTCATACCTGCTATAATGGATATTCTAAGTGGAAGTGAAACTTCGTTATCGAAGCTGGATCGTAGCAGCGTTTATGCGAAGCAGTTTGACTGGGTACATATTGCAGAGCAGCATATTCGTGTATTTAAAGCATTTAAGAAGTGA
- a CDS encoding glycosyltransferase family 4 protein, translated as MKKIALNLLPFTERLTGTGFYTKRLIAELQQLPAEYEFELHVYNLDNANDVFAISDPAFKVVSHHFIRNRMGRIFYEQCIFPFKIKADILVSTSVVLPLLLPHHIKKVSVIHDLIPFIFKQKYGLIQGAYVKLFTKWSARMADIVITISENSQKDIIQRLGVAASRIRIVYNFVPEENEKTPATIPTITGPFIITVSTIQPGKNLIRLFEAFQPIAQEKGLKLVVVGGKGWKYDNIFAKVNELNLSEHIIFTGYVSDEQLRGYYQHALGLVYVSLYEGFGIPPLEAMIRKCPVVVSNNSSLPEVVGKAGIYVNPESVENIREGILQLFDEAVVNEKKQYMAAEVAKFDRQREAEKFLKIMKAL; from the coding sequence GTGAAGAAGATAGCGCTGAACCTGTTGCCTTTTACAGAACGTTTGACCGGCACAGGGTTTTACACCAAACGGCTGATTGCTGAGTTACAGCAACTACCTGCTGAATATGAATTTGAATTGCACGTTTATAACCTGGACAATGCTAATGATGTCTTTGCAATTAGTGACCCTGCCTTCAAGGTGGTGTCACATCACTTCATTCGCAACAGAATGGGGCGCATCTTTTATGAGCAATGCATATTCCCATTTAAAATAAAGGCAGATATACTGGTATCTACGTCGGTCGTATTGCCCTTGTTATTACCTCACCATATCAAAAAAGTGTCAGTAATTCATGACCTGATCCCTTTTATTTTTAAACAGAAATATGGTTTGATACAGGGAGCATATGTAAAGCTGTTTACTAAGTGGAGTGCAAGAATGGCTGATATTGTGATAACCATTTCAGAGAACTCTCAGAAAGATATTATCCAAAGGCTAGGTGTGGCGGCTTCCCGGATTAGAATTGTATACAATTTTGTGCCGGAAGAAAATGAGAAGACACCTGCGACAATACCTACTATCACCGGACCTTTTATCATTACAGTATCCACTATACAGCCGGGCAAGAACCTCATTCGGTTGTTTGAAGCATTTCAACCTATTGCTCAGGAAAAAGGGTTGAAGCTGGTTGTAGTAGGAGGAAAGGGCTGGAAATATGACAATATCTTTGCAAAAGTGAATGAACTGAACCTCAGTGAACATATAATTTTCACTGGTTATGTAAGTGATGAGCAACTGAGAGGTTATTACCAGCATGCGTTGGGCCTGGTATATGTAAGCCTGTATGAAGGATTTGGTATTCCACCACTGGAAGCGATGATCCGTAAATGCCCGGTAGTCGTATCTAACAATTCTTCTTTGCCGGAAGTGGTCGGAAAAGCAGGCATTTATGTCAATCCGGAGAGTGTAGAAAATATCAGGGAGGGTATACTGCAATTATTTGACGAGGCTGTTGTAAATGAGAAGAAGCAGTATATGGCAGCAGAGGTGGCAAAATTTGATAGACAACGTGAGGCGGAAAAGTTTTTAAAAATCATGAAAGCACTGTAG
- a CDS encoding glycosyltransferase, whose amino-acid sequence MMDFSVLMSVYRNDDVEALRASVESLLKQERRPSEIVIVLDGPVPEDITKLLNSYKEQYSPLFNLVPLPVNVGLGKALSIGLEHCNHELIARMDADDISKPARFAKQVGFMERHQEVDLVGSWIEEFIGVTDNVVSLRKVPETYEEIVKFAKVRSPFNHPTVVFRKEAIREVGGYHDYGTFEDYHLWSRLIVNNKKCHNLQEGLLFFRTTRNLYKRRGGWKKAVAEWKLQCYFLSIGFISRTQFLRNVASRGLARLVPNFVRAMLYKVVLSSKKV is encoded by the coding sequence ATGATGGATTTTTCAGTATTAATGTCTGTGTACAGGAATGATGATGTGGAGGCTCTTAGGGCCAGTGTGGAGAGCTTATTGAAACAGGAACGCAGGCCTTCGGAAATTGTGATCGTATTGGACGGACCTGTGCCAGAAGACATTACAAAGCTGCTTAATTCTTATAAGGAGCAATACAGCCCGCTCTTTAACCTGGTACCCTTACCAGTGAATGTTGGTTTAGGAAAAGCGTTGAGTATCGGGTTGGAGCATTGTAATCACGAGCTTATCGCAAGAATGGATGCAGATGATATATCCAAACCGGCACGTTTTGCAAAGCAGGTAGGATTTATGGAGCGACACCAGGAGGTAGATCTGGTGGGTAGCTGGATTGAAGAATTTATTGGTGTTACTGACAATGTGGTATCTCTGCGCAAGGTGCCGGAAACTTATGAGGAGATTGTGAAATTTGCAAAGGTCAGGTCTCCTTTTAACCATCCAACGGTAGTTTTTAGAAAGGAGGCTATCCGGGAGGTGGGGGGATACCATGATTATGGTACATTTGAAGATTACCATCTATGGTCCAGACTGATCGTTAACAACAAAAAATGTCATAACCTTCAGGAAGGGCTGCTTTTTTTTCGCACTACCCGCAACTTATATAAGAGGCGGGGAGGCTGGAAAAAGGCGGTGGCAGAATGGAAGCTGCAATGTTACTTTCTTTCCATAGGCTTTATAAGCAGAACGCAGTTCCTTCGCAATGTTGCGTCAAGAGGCCTTGCAAGGCTAGTACCCAATTTTGTTCGTGCAATGCTCTACAAAGTAGTATTAAGTAGTAAAAAGGTGTAA